The Melospiza melodia melodia isolate bMelMel2 chromosome 7, bMelMel2.pri, whole genome shotgun sequence genome has a segment encoding these proteins:
- the BABAM1 gene encoding BRISC and BRCA1-A complex member 1 isoform X1, with the protein MDTSEPGSAAEDEEEKVPDVRPRTRSNPEGAEDRAPSGPGSVGSRGEAPGNRGEAPGNRSEGEGEAASAGHSPPGQPGTAWHGPGSHGQHGEVTVRTPRVNCPEKVIICLDLAEEMAVPKLESFNGCRSNALTVAQKMIEMFVRTKHKIDKSHEFALVVVNNDATWLSGFTSDPREVCSCLYDLDTVVCQSFNLDGLFNLIQQKVELPVTDNVQTIPPPFVVRTILVFGRPRCQPHFCGGEHVKKLLQCPYFFFDVVYIHNGVDEKEDESSWKDMFGFFGSLDTKGTNYKYEVALAGPALELHNCMAKLLAHPLQRPCQSHAHYGLLDEGDSPEGEAAS; encoded by the exons ATGGACACGTCGGAGCCGGGCAGCGCcgccgaggatgaggaggagaaggtTCCAGATGTTCGGCCCCGCACCCGCTCCAACCCCGAGGGCGCCGAGGACCGAGCCCCGAGCGGGCCGGGCAGCGTGGGCAGCCGGGGAGAGGCCCCGGGGAACCGGGGAGAGGCCCCGGGGAACCGCAGCGAGGGCGAGGGGGAGGCGGCCAGCGCCGGGCACAGCCCCCCCGGGCAGCCTGGCACGGcttggcacggcccgggcagccaCGGGCAGCACGGCGAGGTGACCGTCAGAACACCGCGGGTCAACTGCCCCGAGAAGGTG ATCATCTGCCTGGACCTGGCCGAGGAGATGGCAGTGCCCAAACTGGAGTCCTTCAATGG GTGCCGCAGCAACGCCCTGACGGTGGCCCAGAAGATGATCGAGATGTTCGTCAGGACCAAACACAAAATCGACAAAAGCCACGAGTTCGCCCTCGTGGTGGTGAACAATGATGCCACCTGG CTCTCGGGGTTCACGTCAGACCCGCGTGAGGTTTGCAGCTGCCTCTACGACCTGGACACCGTCGTGTGCCAGTCCTTCA ATCTGGATGGGCTCTTCAACCTCAT ccagCAGAAGGTGGAGCTGCCAGTGACCGACAACGTCCAGACCATCCCCCCGCCCTTCGTGGTCAGAACCATCCTGGTGTTCGGGCGCCCGCGCTGCCAGCCCCACTTCTGTGGGGGCGAGCACGTCAAg aAGCTGCTGCAGTGCCCCTATTTCTTCTTCGACGTTGTTTACATCCACAACGGGGTGGATGAAAAGGAAGACGAGAGCAGCTGGAAG gacATGTTCGGGTTTTTCGGCAGCCTGGACACCAAAGGCACCAACTACAAGTACGAGGTGGCCCTGGCGGGGCCGGCGCTGGAGCTGCACAACTGCATGGCCAAGCTGCTGGCGCATCCCCTGCAGCGGCCGTGCCAGAGCCACGCGCACTACGGGCTGCTGGACGAGGGGGACAGCCCCGAGGGGGAGGCCGCCAGCTGA
- the BABAM1 gene encoding BRISC and BRCA1-A complex member 1 isoform X2, translating to MDTSEPGSAAEDEEEKVPDVRPRTRSNPEGAEDRAPSGPGSVGSRGEAPGNRGEAPGNRSEGEGEAASAGHSPPGQPGTAWHGPGSHGQHGEVTVRTPRVNCPEKVIICLDLAEEMAVPKLESFNGCRSNALTVAQKMIEMFVRTKHKIDKSHEFALVVVNNDATWLSGFTSDPREVCSCLYDLDTVVCQSFNLDGLFNLIQQKVELPVTDNVQTIPPPFVVRTILVFGRPRCQPHFCGGEHVKLLQCPYFFFDVVYIHNGVDEKEDESSWKDMFGFFGSLDTKGTNYKYEVALAGPALELHNCMAKLLAHPLQRPCQSHAHYGLLDEGDSPEGEAAS from the exons ATGGACACGTCGGAGCCGGGCAGCGCcgccgaggatgaggaggagaaggtTCCAGATGTTCGGCCCCGCACCCGCTCCAACCCCGAGGGCGCCGAGGACCGAGCCCCGAGCGGGCCGGGCAGCGTGGGCAGCCGGGGAGAGGCCCCGGGGAACCGGGGAGAGGCCCCGGGGAACCGCAGCGAGGGCGAGGGGGAGGCGGCCAGCGCCGGGCACAGCCCCCCCGGGCAGCCTGGCACGGcttggcacggcccgggcagccaCGGGCAGCACGGCGAGGTGACCGTCAGAACACCGCGGGTCAACTGCCCCGAGAAGGTG ATCATCTGCCTGGACCTGGCCGAGGAGATGGCAGTGCCCAAACTGGAGTCCTTCAATGG GTGCCGCAGCAACGCCCTGACGGTGGCCCAGAAGATGATCGAGATGTTCGTCAGGACCAAACACAAAATCGACAAAAGCCACGAGTTCGCCCTCGTGGTGGTGAACAATGATGCCACCTGG CTCTCGGGGTTCACGTCAGACCCGCGTGAGGTTTGCAGCTGCCTCTACGACCTGGACACCGTCGTGTGCCAGTCCTTCA ATCTGGATGGGCTCTTCAACCTCAT ccagCAGAAGGTGGAGCTGCCAGTGACCGACAACGTCCAGACCATCCCCCCGCCCTTCGTGGTCAGAACCATCCTGGTGTTCGGGCGCCCGCGCTGCCAGCCCCACTTCTGTGGGGGCGAGCACGTCAAg CTGCTGCAGTGCCCCTATTTCTTCTTCGACGTTGTTTACATCCACAACGGGGTGGATGAAAAGGAAGACGAGAGCAGCTGGAAG gacATGTTCGGGTTTTTCGGCAGCCTGGACACCAAAGGCACCAACTACAAGTACGAGGTGGCCCTGGCGGGGCCGGCGCTGGAGCTGCACAACTGCATGGCCAAGCTGCTGGCGCATCCCCTGCAGCGGCCGTGCCAGAGCCACGCGCACTACGGGCTGCTGGACGAGGGGGACAGCCCCGAGGGGGAGGCCGCCAGCTGA
- the USHBP1 gene encoding harmonin-binding protein USHBP1, translating to MRTAGRPPPLSPLSPLPARTVSAAPHATTARSPDLFERLQHAVSSLERAAFCRRRQPPAWPPPAPAWHRALQVSLATPAVPSAARRVAAAAARNASLRTALGQRDEELGQATTALRALRGERERLQGQVRDLREALARLEEPGGSGSDTPGVGDIPGTGDTPGTGDASGTGDAPRVGDTPGVDDTPGPSSPPGHRPHGPLSPQPSAGPGREQEERLPQLQGMLARLQEVNRELLAALGECKGEAERLSMELGRREARCSGLRLALSCRWDRGHGMGTQDGDRALWGRLRRPPGPVAGKGGTGGWHPWGGDAGVVGRILGRFWEVIWEDTGGILGILGGYWGAIREDANGMCKAHVWQWGMHEGYREVLEGLRGDAGSLWGIPMPPTPPCGHPWAAALPATCPGTAAEPSPGHEPGPGPATPEQSLDCAPGPGLATPEPSGPAEPDSREHPADSPGAHRPRGMEEGALRELIRRLRAEQAAVEGSLLDAAEPSEPPPERDPRGRAERALREARALLPGWRRPEKEELLQELAVLKEALAELRTRLQLAQKEKRALELLLAAHGPREAALRLLLRERERHRERHREWDRERDGRDGASGSSSGSSSGSSSEEEARMGRGATMAPGNPPDPERTREELLRIRARTEQLRGRAQELALALERGSAASRAQQGHSATVTLELLQAHRSARAGVPWVSLGPPGVLGPLGSLSLPDSLEALTPLIPLTSRWPWRTAGRGASRRSSCGGCRRGRRRCRASTAAGSEPWPGHCGSCSEEESQHPPGDGSDWIDRIAAAFMGPQDLWGHGDFMGLQGTLGPWGVYRALPVPAEPRACPNGRGGPGGAPAAASGAEPRSPSPLPSLPPAPLAVPDPRGAGGGERPRRCRGAQEPPGAGAAPHAAGARGGMRRAPAPPPPPPPQTFRGAVNRQEEEEEEESDKSLRGRPQKNP from the exons ATGAGGACGGCTGGGAGGCCACcgccactgtccccactgtcgccgctgccagcccggacggTGAGCGCCGCCCCCCATGCCACCACAG CGCGCAGCCCGGATCTCTTCGAGCGCCTGCAGCACGCCGTGAGCTCCCTGGAGCGCGCCGCCTTCTGCCGCCGCCGGCAGCCCCCGGCgtggccgccgcccgccccggcctGGCACCGGGCGCTCCAGGTGAGCCTCGCCACGCCCGCGGTGCCCTCGGCGGCACGGCGG gtggcggcggcggcggcgaggaACGCGAGCCTGCGGACAGCCCTGGGCCAGCGGGACGAGGAGCTGGGCCAGGCCACGACCGCCCTGCGGGCGCTGCGGGGCGAGCGGGAGCGCCTGCAGGGCCAG GTGCGAGACCTGCGGGaggctctggccaggctggaggagcCGGGAGGGTCTGGCAGTGACACCCCTGGCGTCGGTGACATCCCCGGGACCGGTGACACCCCCGGGACAGGCGACGCCTCTGGGACTGGCGACGCCCCCAGAGTCGGTGACACTCCCGGGGTCGATGACACCCCCGGGCCCAGCAGCCCCCCGGGGCACCGG ccccacggcccgctgtccccccagccctcggcggggccgggccgggagcagGAGGAGCGGCTGCCGCAGCTGCAGGG GATGCTGGCGCGGCTGCAGGAGGTGAACCGGGAGCTGCTGGCGGCGCTGGGCGAGTGCAAGGGCGAGGCGGAGCGGCTGAGCATGGAGCTGGGGCGGCGGGAGGCGCGCTGCAGCGGGCTGCGGCTGGCACTGAgctgcaggtgggacaggggacacgggatggggacacaggatggggac CGAGCGCTGTGGGGGCGCCTACGTCGCCCTCCTGGACCTGTTGCGGGCAAAGGTGGCACCGGAGGGTGGCACCCGTGGGG GGGGGACGCTGGTGTGGTGGGGAGAATACTGGGAAGATTCTGGGAAGTTATCTGGGAGGATACTGGGGggatactgggaatactgggaggaTACTGGGGAGCAATCAGGGAGGATGCCAATGGGATGTGTAAGGCCCACGTGTGGCAGTGGGGGATGCACGAGGGATACCGGGAGGTACTGGAAGGACTTCGGGGGGATGCAGGGAGCTTGTGGGGCATCCCAATGCCCCCCACACCACCTTGCGGGCACCCCTGGGCAGCGGCACTGCCCGCAACGTGCCCAGGAACCGCGGCGGAACCGAGCCCGGGCCACGAACCGGGACCTGGCCCCGCCACACCGGAACAGAGCCTGGACTGCGCACCCGGACCTGGCCTCGCCACACCGGAGCCCTCGGGGCCAGCGGAGCCAGACAGCCGTGAGCACCCCGCGGACAGCCCCGGGGCTCACAG gccccgggggATGGAGGAGGGAGCGCTGCGGGAGCTCATCCGGCGGCTCCGCGCCGAGCAGGCGGCGGTGGAGGGGTCCCTGCTGGACGCCGCCGAGCCCTCGGAGCCTCCCCCGGAGCGCGACCcccggggccgggcggagcgggcgCTGCGGGAagcgcgggcgctgctgcccgGCTGGAGGCGGCCGGagaaggaggagctgctgcaggagctggcggtgCTCAAG GAGGCGCTGGCGGAGCTGCGGACGCGGCTGCAGCTGGCTCAGAAGGAGAAGcgagccctggagctgctgctggccgcGCACGGGCCCCGCGAGGCCGCGCTGCGCCTCCTGCTGCGGGAacgggagcggcaccgggagcggcaccgggaatGGGACCGGGAGCGGGACGGGCGGGACGGAGCCTCCGgcagcagctccggcagcagctccggcagcagctCCGAGGAG GAGGCGCGGATGGGGCGGGGGGCAACGATGGCCCCGGGAAACCCCCCGGACCCCGAGAGAACGAGGGAGGAACTGCTCCGGATTCGGGCCAG gacggAGCAGCTGCGTGGCCGTGCCCAGGAGCTGGCGCTGGCCCTGGAGCGGGGCAGCGCTGCCAGCCGtgcccagcagggacacagtgccaccgTCACCCTGGAGCTCCTCCAGGCGCACAGGTCAGCACGGGCCGGGGTCCCTTGGGTGTCCCTGGGTCCTCCGGGTGTCCTGGGTCCCCTCGGTTCCCTCAGTCTCCCTGACTCCCTGGAAGCCCTGACTCCCCTCATCCCCCTGACTT CTCGCTGGCCCTGGCGTACCGCGGGGCGCGGCGCAAGCAGGCGGAGCAGCTGCGGCGGCTGCaggcgcgggcggcggcgctgcAGGGCCAGCACGGCCGCAGGGAGCGAGCCCTGGCCCGGACACTGCGGGAGCTGCAGCGAGGAG GAATCCCAGCACCCACCGGGAGACGGGTCCGACTGGATTGACCGCATTGCAGCCGCATTTATGGGGCCGCAGGACCTTTGGGGCCACGGGGACTTTATGGGGCTGCAGGGAACTTTGGGGCCATGGGGAGTTTATAGAG CGCTCCCGGTGCCGGCCGAGCCCCGGGCGTGCCCGAACGGCCGCGGGGGCCCGGGAGGGGCCCCGGCCGCCGCCTCCGGCGCCGAACCGCGCTCTCCATCCCCGCTCCCCTCGCTCCCGCCGGCCCCGCTGGCCGTTCCCGACCCgcggggcgcggggggcggggaGCGGCCCCG